The genomic interval TGTAATCTTCAAAGCCCTCAGGGCGTAGCATAGCCGGTGAGTGCATGGCATCTCTGACGTAatagtcaggggtcgattctgAAGAACTGATGACCTGAGATTTACCCTATCATGCACCTAACGTCTGTGTACCTGTATTTATCTCCCTCTATATCCGTGAGATCAACACTAAGGGAATCATTGAGGTAATGGATTTATCTTTTTCAAATCCCCTCAACAAATGGGGAAGCACTTTTCATTCTCAGAGTCTAAAATAACTTACGAACCTACACATACACTTAGTCTCAATAGAAAGCTACAAATTTTCCAACAGTCAAACCTTAGTCATCTTCTGATAAATGCACAACCAAACTTTCTTCACCATTATTTTATGGTTCACTTGAATTGCTCACCATTGTTTTCTGGTCTACTTGAATTGCTGTACTCATAGAAACAAGATCATGTTAGACCAAATAGTAAATTTCTTTTGTCaattatatttaaaaagaaactcttgaagtttgaattttgaactatatatatataaattacttTGATAAATATTTCATAATAGCAGTGAGTATattcttaaaaatcaattttagaaaattgATGTCTTATTGAGTAAGATTTTCTAATCAAGATATATGAAATTACATATGGAACACCAACCAACTCATCAACCTTGATATTTGACATTATATTCTAATACAATCTACAAAATTTAGAATCATGGATATATTGTATCTCAGTAAAacaatctaacaagtttaaaaaGACATCATTTAGTATTTACCTTACATTATAGTTGTCTAGCGTTAATAGGAGAAGAACCACTAAACCAATTCAATAATCCAAAGTCGAATGTCTGCTGCCTTTTATCTAAGAAAACTAGTTTCTTGATTAAGAAATGACATTgttttgtacaattttttttcaaCAACATACCTACAATGATTGGTTCAAGCGATATGAAACTGAACTAAACATTAGCCATAAGTTATGGCTGAATCATGTGATGCAGTGAATATCATAAAATAAGAGAGAGACATTTCTATCACCATTGCAATATTGATGCACGATACGAGGCAACAGAGCAAGATATGTGGAGGCAATACAACATACCAGGGTACACCAAGAAGCTATAGACCTTGGCGTTGACCAATATTGTAGAATCAAATCTACTGTACTTTCCTAGGAAATCTTCAATTTTAGCTACAACCAAAATCCACATGAGGCGATCGCCTAGAGCGCGAGGCAACCTTGAGCAACCATGCATGACTGTAGGTGGCCACGCGCAACCGTAGCGACCTCGTGGCCATGTGCAACCTCGCGCTAGCAAGAAGCGGTCGAGCGAGGAAATCCCTAAGAATGACGAAATTGCTACGGcgagagaaagaaagggaagggttgGCTTAGGAGTTATATATAGATCTCTCGGTCACGAAACCATGCATCCCcaactgtgctacgccctggggactatatatatatagagagagagagaacgaACCAGGGCTAGTAAATTTTAGAGGAACAAAAATCCTATAGTATTTGTGAATATTGAGATAAATTTATAATCTATGTCCATTTCATcacaaattttattaatttaaaaactaattttctgtctcaattttttttatattttaaatgatatttttaacaattttttttgaaattctatttatgcttaatattttttatttttaaaaatttatataaaattttatttcaaatctaGTTCATATTTCAtctcaaattttaaataaattatttaacaaaaTCATACTATCTCAAACTCTATTTATAatccatatttatttttatttataaaaatttatatattattttgtcttgaattcattttaaaatttttaatattatatttcattaaCGTAAAATATATTAGTGATTCAATAGAAAATTAATTTGGACCTCAAATTCTAtttataatctatatttattttttttataaaaatttattcaagtttcttttttatattatattttatttaactaaaatGGATTAGTAATTTTATAATAAATCGGTTTCTGTTTTACTaaaatttgaaatagattttaacGTGTCACAAGAGAGAATTGTGATGAACATTAGCTGATCAACGTAGTCACACTGTGTCCTAACCACAATCTGCTACGTGCGATAAATAGCATTCATATAAGAACTCTAAGGATGATGTAATCTAGAACCTAGATTCGCATGATCGCATCCCCTCATGCATTATCGGTCACCTGTAATGTCACTCAATCAATGTAAAATTAGTAGCTCATAAATCAtgtttgtatttatatttttccaATACCTTACACTTGTCGTGGTAGCACTCGAACCGGGATCTCTATGACAATCATGAGCGGAATTTGTTATCGTCGGACGGACTCGAGGACGCCTCGATCGCCAAAATCCTGGTCCGTGTCGACAGCTCCAGTAGCGACGGCAGCAGCGACAACATTATCAGTGCTGCCGATTGCTTGGTGAGTTCCACGAGGCAGGGCGCCTCCAATTGCTCCCCACCTTCAACCTCCACTCTATAGACGTGTGGCCACATTCTCATGCAACTGTTCTATCTGCCGAGCCAACGCCGTGTCCACCACAAGGATAACCAATTGACACCGATCACAATGAGACGGCAATATATGTATTGGTTCTAATACATTGgattttcaatttaattgaatatttttaagagtaaaattgaataaataatattttctctatttttaaatttcctccgTGAAATTCTtgactaaaatttaaaaattttatacaagatgTTGAATATTATTGGTGAATTAGATGGAATTTTTGTTTTTGGAATTAAATTATATGTTATCTTTTTAACTATCATCATAATTGAATCAATTCATTCTAGTAATAAAGGTTATTATGCTACATCTCCTCATTGTCCGTTGGTAGATTATACGAAGGAAGATAAATCATTATGTCAATTTATAATCGACCACTAAATTGATTACGGGGTGAGACTAATTTTTTCCAAGGATGTACCtaataaaaattaatctctcaTCTATTATAATAAATGTCACTCTCTAATTAACAATGAGTACCAATTAACTAACTATTATAAAAATCATCATTTACGCCTGTAGTatctaaatataaaaattaagtaaTCTGGCCAAAATAtagagtttaattttttttaaaaaaaataaaagaaaatatatagaTATTTTAAAGTTCTATCTTGAGTTGCAACCAGTTTTGACTTTTTATCTAAATTTCCTCTCGaaaatatgttaaaataattcaataaaaaaaaCTGAATAGTCTGAATTGcgttggatcaagaggaagttgTGGGCCAATTGCACACCAGCTTGTTTTCCTTCCACTGTTGAAGGGGGAAGAGAAATGACTGCTCTGTGTATCCAGCCTGACCCAGTGCTCTCCTCTTTAAGAACCAGTCGAATCAGGCCTTCGCCCAATTCTATTGGCCCACCATCAACTTGGAACAGGCAAGCCAGCAATCACAAAAATGACCCACGCCCTTTAAATGCAAACAATTCATTCCAATCACTCACAACCCACACTTGGGTTACAAGCTGGCGCAACCCAGCTCGGTCTGGGAGGCAGCCACAAACTTTAAAATAACGACCAATGGCTCAGGGAAACTatgcaatgtgggactaaaagacGAAGCTTTTGATTTGTCTGCATATTTTATATTTCGTTCGttcactttttttaaaaaaatatttatttatttctaaaattcaccttttaaattattattaaaaggtaccaaattctaagaaaatatataaaaatactttattatatattttttggaAAACCAGAACAATAATAGTAAAATATAAATTCagtaaaaaaataagtaaaattcATAATCTTACTTGCTCCCACCAACTCTCACGACTGTTCCTAAAAGAGAGTAAATTAATAAATCGAAATAAGTCATTATATGGAAGAGTATTTTCGTTATTGATGTAGAGAATAGTAGATAATCCAACCTAATTTTGATATTGATAAAAGATTTAAAGTTAAGTTGTATTTTGATTTAATGAAATTGACTAAGTATACAAGTAGCTTAATCAGAAAGTTCTAGTGATCATTAGACAAAAGCAAAGCCTTGATAAGTCTGTTGCATAGGATACTATGCAGAAGACTTTATAGATCGAATATATCAGACGAAAAGTCTAGATGGGTTTGAAAGATCAAACGTGTAGCAGGTCAATGGGTCTAAAGGATCAAATATCAAGATAAAGTCTTAGACTGAACAGGTCTagaaaattagatatttaatatataaaaaaatattttattatatattatttgGAAAGTTAAGTTGTGTTATGATCTAACTATTTTTACTGAGTGGGTAGGTAGTTTCACTAGAAAGTCCTAATAGATACTAGGCAAAGGCAAAGCCCTAATAGATCTACTGGACCATATACTAAGCAAAAGATTTGGCAAATCGAGTACACAGACAAGAAGTCTAGATGGATTTAGAGGACCGGATGTCTAATAGGTCAATGGGTCCAGAGGACCGGACTTCGAGAAGAAGTCTTGAGGGTCAGAGGATGGGATGCTGAGCAGGAAGCCCAAACAAATCGAGAGGACTAAATATTTGGCAagtcaggtaaactctcctgagagcaGTAGATAAGTACGTGTTCCCTTGATAGAAATAGTAGACATCAGTCCGACCTACGATTTCACTAGAAATTTAAAAGGTAGAATCAGGCAGTCTCAAGACTGTTAAACTATTTTATGCTTACCTTTATTATGTATGATGTGCTAACTCAATGATACATGAACTTAAATTTGAAAGTTAGCTGGAAAAATCCACTCTGAGCAATCGAACGAATTCCTAGCGCTAGGAGGTTCGGGCGATCAGATCATGTCTAGGTGCATGGATAGCCTGAATACTAACATGACAACTAAGATGACAGACTCCGATTAGCTATCGCATATTAGCTTATAGCCGCTTGGAAGGGATCGAGGTGCCTGAGAAGGGATAAAGTGGGCGTAGATGGTGTTTCATCCAGATAACGCCATGTCAACTGTCGAGGTGCCCAAAAAGAATCTAGACACTGGGAGTTGGATAACTCAGTGACAAAAGTAGATCGGATAGACCTTGATGGTGGCTCCCAGATTTGTTCCAGGTACTCAGAAGGTCTTATAAAAAAGTTGCGAACAGTAGCCTTAGAACAAACTTGTGATCAACTTGCTCATTGTTCTCTTGCTGCTGCCTTGCTCCAAAagcatagtttgcaaaatcgtGATCCAGattgtaggatcgtacgatcctacgatccggaaaccTAAAATCGATCTAGGATCGTTGAGAATCACTTTTTGCAGTAGAATCGCagtaggatcggtaggatcggaacagGATTGGAGCAGGATCGGTGGAAATTTTGAgatatcataacttttgactcggattgaaccacggggcctataatatatcaaatcaaagctcgttcagagatctttaataaatttcaaagtttatccttaaccaccatatttcaaattcaaaaaatatcatttaaatcctttttgaATAtctagaagattttatttttttttattatctttttttttcatcttataagggttttaaattatttaaacatatgtttaattatttttgagctagttttttatcaataatattttgtCATTTCTTTTCCTCAAAATAatgaatttttggatgtctattgtctagtattgtgtggcatcaaccattttttagaagattattcccgacgttcatatttgaatcaaagaaTTCAATAATTTCTGTTATATATTAGGTACTTTGTTGGcctttaaattgaattatcttataagcaaaggaaatatttttgatattgaatgtgttattattattgtgttaatagaaattttatattctttcattttatgatatgaaaatataaatattattactatacgatagttgaattacaaattaatttaaatttgtatataTAGTAATGTAATTTGAGGTATTGACtgtaaatgattgcatatatatatatatatatatatatacaaaattagttattttttttatatgtaaatgagttttttagctattttttctaattattaatcatgtatgataagattttaagggtttttgtTAGGATCGTACGATCATACGATCCAATCCCGACCGATTCGATCACGACCCTAAATCGATTTTACGTAGGATcgtgattctacaaactatgtCCAAAAGTATTGACACTACATCAGGACACCAATCATGCACCATTTCAAATCCTTGTTTTATTGGTATAATTGTTTTATTTATTCTTTGTCCTTTATTTGGTAAGAAATAGCAAACGTACTACTGTTCATTGGATTTTTGTGTATTTATCGTACCTTTGCCTTTGAATCGTTGTTTGAAAGAAAAGACTTTTAGTGGATTGTCTATCGGAAGTGGTCAATGACTACAAGTCTTGGACTAGCAATATAGACTATGAACTAAGTGAAAATAAGATTGTCACTTgtgttttgttttcatttttgtttctACTACATACTTTCGAAAaccgtgaaaaaaaaaaaatgatgcgcactattcaccccctcccctagCCTTAGTGATTTTCTCGATCCTACATTTGTGGCTTAGTCAAAAATAGACCCTTGCTTAATTCTGTAAATCTACCATATGGTGATCGGCTTAACTATGCCTTGGGCCAATAATAACAGTTATaaattgtagcaaaaggtgattacgctcaccccAAACGTCCCTCACAACCCGTCCTCATGTTATGTGAAGGGAGATAGATCATAAGGTTAATTTTGCAAATCTATCATGTGGTGATCGGCTCAACTATACCATAGTGCAATAATAGTAGTTATAAATTGTAGCGAAAGGTAATTATGTTCACCATAGATACTCACAGTTCATCTCCAAGTTACTTAAAGGGGATAAATTATAAGATCAATTTATAGCTAACTGTCACATAATTAagggatgattttttttttcaaaaatatatattcatcaaaaattaatctttatttcattataataaatttatggcTCTCTATCTAATTAACTGAGTACAGTTGTAAAGCACTTATAGGGATGACTGTTATGATAACTATGCCAATTAGTAAAACTCGAAAAtgaattaataattattataaaattgaCACCATAATTAAAAGTCAAATACATTTTTGTATAAACAATGAAGGGGTGTAAAACAGGGGCCATATTCATGCATTTCAAgtcattttcctaattaattgataaaaattctATTGAGCGTAGGGAAAAAAACTTATGTATGACTTTCTTACAATTATGATTTAAAGCAATTTAGAATATTAAatgcataataaattttcaatttaatattGTGATAGAGTATCAAGGCGACCCCATGCAACGaagaattattataaatttttaaaaaagttgacTTAGTAAATTATCACATCATATCATTAAAATTTTATTGAGAAAACATATCCATTTGTATTTAGATGAAGATTGATTGTGTTGAATGTATGAACATTATTTAATAAAGTAGGTTAAGATTAATTATTATAATCTCAACTTTAATCTTAATTGAAAAATTAACATTATCCTCGTCCACAATTGCACTCCAATCACATCTTTTTGGTCCAAATAAGTACctcaaaattttgttttttttttaaattattcattTCCGACCAGAATATTTAAGaaaaattgaccaattttaatttttttttagaattattatatGAATCAAAGaaacaattaataattttttcaacaataaatatttaatttgacTTGGATCACTCATTAAATTAAAACAATCCAATCAATTCATCAGTCTAGTGCCTTCCTACATTGTATAAACATGTTTGTCTATTAATTAGCTTATCCATCAATATCTTGTTTACAATTGTATTAAATATTTTCTCCCTCATTCTATCAAATCagtcaaagaattcaaatatcatctaaattttttgatgaaATTAAGGGGCATTAtcaaactcatttaattagtccaAACCCATGGGAGAACAGATACCTCCCATATTATTTTCCTCCTAACTTAGAGGTTTTTTTACATCACATATTACTGTTAATAAATAATATTCACTAATTggctaaattaaaaaaatatattaaaccaGATAATACTGAATCCGGACACTAATTGGCTTAATTAAGATTGGAGTTTGCAAGGATAATTAACTctaattctatatttttcatgAGGAAACATAAAATGCAATAATTTTAGATATCGGAAAAATCGTGCTACTGTTCTTTCATAATGTCATAATGTCACGTCACTCCAACTACTAACCAGTAACCAGTAACCACTTCTCATATCTAATTAATggcgtgtgtatatatatatatccaattatttattattatacgTGTACATTAGTTTAATTGGATGGAAAAAAGTTTGCTGGGTGTATATAAAAGACCCGCggataataatttattattttttattatttttacctatatatatacatttctttgtttttttttggaaGAAAATACTACATTTGTAAAAATATTATGGAAGTAAAATATGAAAAACCAAATAACAAGTGTCCGAGTAGAGAGATTAGATTCTCTAGTATGTAATCTTTAATTCTTTCTTGATTCTTTCCATAATTTATATGTTGGATCATAATCAAAATCTATTTAAAATTAATTGCAATATCTTCTGGTTCACCTTTCTACCTAAAttagaattttaagttaagttaggaGGTCGGAGGCCACCGACGATGAATTATAAGTTACTGAGTAAGGGGTAGCCCGTCCGATGGATTATGACCATTTGACTCgattcaaaattataatttaggTGGAAAGATAAACTCAGGAGAGATCATATCTAATTTTGGTCTGATTTTGATTACGATCCGATTTATAAATTATGAAAGGGATCatgaaaaaattagaaattacGAACCAACAAATCTGGACTCCTAGATAGTGGACTGATGAAATTCTCTGTGAAATTTTAACCCCGATCACCACCCTCTTAACCCAAATACATACCATTGAACCGATAGCAAAATTCTACTTGGACTGCTATTAAATGTGGTCGTTTgcatttcaattttaaaatttaatccatGTTTGCAAGTGATGAAGGAGGTCTCTTTCTTGGCAATTATTTGAAAtgtgaaaaatgtttttttttttaaatcttaatttaaattttgtatttatgattttaaaaatattgttgGAAGGATTTGTGATTTCGTGTCCTCTGTTTCTATCATCCATTTCgatcttttaaattctttttaatcagcgtaaagaaaggaaaagaaaaaaaaaggaagatggaGTGATTATAAAATAGGAAGAAAAGAGCGAATCGAAAAGCAAAGTAGAcggtctccttcttcttttccccgTTTGGCAATTAAGTTTCTCTCTGTCCATCACAAAAAGGCACATTTGGTTGATTTCAGcaaacaaatgatttttgttttcttttggagGTTTTGTCATCAATTTTTTCTGAGAAATATATAAAAGGAGGTGAAATTTGATGCCAACAACTCATCGATTGGCCTGCAAATTTGCCGTCGAGGGAGCGGCTTTGTTCTTGGTCTTAGCGGCGACGACAATGGCGAGCGATGGCGTCAGCGGAAGTCCCAGTTGGGTCGCCTATGAGCCAAACAAGGAAGCCGCTACTCTCCCTCCTCCTTTAGAAGGTTCCGACAGCGGTGTCGGCCGGACTTTCTCCCCGCTCGTCGTGGCGGTCGTCGCGGTCCTCGTCGGCGCGTTTCTGCTCGTCAGCTACTACACCATCGTCACCAAGTACTGCGGCACCTTCGACACCCCGTGGCGTCGCTCGGAACACGAGCTCTACGACGATCGCTGGCGGGAAGAAAGATGGGATTTTTCGTCTTCGGACGGACTCGAGGACGCCTCGATCTCCAAAATCCCGGTCCGCATCTACAGCTCGAGCGGCGACGGCACCGTCGGCGCCGCCGATTGCTTGGTGTGCCTGGGAGAGTTCCGCGAGGCGGAGCGCCTCCGGTTGCTCCCCCTCTGCGGCCACGCCTTCCACCTCCGCTGTATCGACGCGTGGCTAAAGGCGCGCGGCAACTGTCCTCTCTGCCGAGCCAACGCCGTGTCCGACGCCCCGCCGCAGGGAGAACCAGTCGACGCCCACGACAATGAGGCGGCGATATTCGTCGGAGGCGACGAGCTCCGAGCCATGAAGCGATCGATGTCGATGGAAGTGGCGCGTGAGCAGCGCGCCATGAGCTCTGTTTCCTTGAACCGATCCTTCTCTGCCGGAAGGTTCAAGGGAGGAAATTTGACGCTTCCTTTATGAGATCACTCAAGGCAACACACACGAACAGGGTACAAACTACAAAGTGAGAAGAAATCATCAAAATTGTTAATGATCGTTTGTAATTGGTAATTGAGTGGGAAAAAAAATCGGATTATGAACTcgcaaagaatttttttttgttcactttattatagaaagaaaaataaaatctctatGAAAGGTGCATACACATCGACGATAGAAAGTCACAGTAGTGCACGGCTACAGGCCGTAACAGTAGTAGTATATATTATCTACATAAAAGTGGAGCTTCACTGGATTCACTGCCTCCTATCTCTTATATATATACAAAGAGCCGTAGCCTTCACTCTTGAAACCGACAACTAAAaaagatacaaagaaaaactcAAAAGAAAGTCGAGACAAGTATTTGTGGGTGGTTATGAACACATAGCTTAAGTTTTCGAAGCTACCCTACGCTTTGATCTGAAATATCTTTAGGCTATAATGTACAAGGTATCCATGCATGATGGGATGGACTCTCCTCTCTTTAAGTGCCACTGAAGCCACCAAAGAGAATCAGCGAAGTGCTTACACCCGGTGGATCTCGTCTCTTAACGGGTGCTCTCTTTCTCTCCATGCCAGTTAAGGCAAGAGACAAGGAGAGGGATTCAGATATATCGTCATCGTCATGGTTGGTCACCGTAGAATCAGACAGTTTGTCAAGTCTGCCGTCGTAAACCAATGGATAAAAGGGCTGAAATGTTTCCTTCTTGGGAGAGGGCTCCTTGCCGCCCAAAGCTAATTCAAGATCAGGAGCATTTGACTCTGGTGTATCTTCATCAACTGGAGGAAGGTAGTATCTAAAGTTCTCCATCTCTCTCCTATCTGAGCAGAAGTCTAGGGGAAAGAAGCACCTTTCGATACAGTTTGAGCTCTCAGTCATTGCATGGCTGTAGTTGGCACTGCCGCCATTCTGCTTTTCTTCGAAGTAGCTTGTTAGAGATGGTTGTACATTAGATGGCAATCTGTATCCCATGTTTTGATCTTCTCCATAACCGGCAGAAGTATGGCTTTCCTCGTCATATTGTATTTGCTTGTGTTTCGGTTCCTCTTCCATAGGGACACCTTTTTCATCCTGCCATTCATTAGCTTTGATACTCTCTAATCTTTCACCATGTAGTCTTACTGACCAAGGGTGGGTATGTTTCAAGTAAGGCTTTGAGTCCCAGTTCAGGGAATcaacttcttttattttttcctctGGCAGAGGTTCAGTTTTCACCGAGTTCTTTTCCTCCATCATCATCTCTCGACTCGCATTGCCCTCTGCTTTCatgaaaataaatgaataaataaaacatCGAACGGTGGTGCTGGAATAACAGAGTACCCATCAAGTAATTGGTAAAGAAAAATCACCTTGTCCAAAACCAGAAGGAACTGAATTTCCAGATAAAAATCTAGTAAGCTTCTGTTGTTCACTAGTTGCATGAATGTGAGTAATTTTTCCGTCATCAACCTCATTATTAGTGTGTCCCTGCAAGCAGATGGGAAATCTCTAATTTGtaatttcatcaataaaaatGCAATTAAAAGGTTAATAACAAAAGGTCAACGATCACACAATGCAAATAGATGCTGCAAGTATAAATGTTGTATGCTGCTTAGTGTCTAGTATTGGTTGATGAGAGTCACCATCCATACACAAAAGGTACTACAGGTTGAACTAGTGTCTATGAACCAGTATGTAATATTTGCACCATTCAGGTGCAATTATATAGGTTGGACCAAGCAAGTAGAGTACCGAATATAGGCCAATTATAGGAAATCTTGGCCTACGTTTCTTTGATTTTATGCTTCTCGATCAACTAATAAATACTAGCTTTTCATCTCAGAAAAGGGGTGCTAGAATTAACCATATGGTTTGCACATTCGTTGCTTGATAATGGTCTCACTATTGAGAAAGTCATTTCCACATCACCACATGTACGAATGCCTACAGTATGAAAAGAGGCATTCTCAACTGTAAGAAGTCGAAAAAAACTATTGTTGCTGACAACGTGAATCCAGGCAACGGATCCCCAAGTGTAACGTTATAGTATAGATATATGACTAATACCTAGTATATCTATGAGCTATGCTGCTtccagattttttttaaaaaaaatggatttattaaagaaacTGGATGACCATCACAAATGACAATTAACTCAGTAGCTAATGGGTCAAAGTCATGGTAAATTGCCAATAACTATCACATCTAAGTAGTTATTGTATATAAAAATATCTTATTCGCAAATATAGGTGAGTAAAAGGTCACTTATGCAGGAAGAAAAATAAGCCTACCAGTTCAGTTCTGTAGCATGGGAATTGATCTGGCAGTTCCTTGCTCTCTGTCTCAGCAGCTGCCTTGCATAACGAAGTTTTAATGGAAAAATCTTTGGTCTCGTGGTTATCATTATCGAGGCTAGCAGATGAAGTACCATGAAAATCCACAACAGAATCAAACTCTACTTTTTTATCGGCACAGGATTCATCAATACTATTGAGTTCTTTCAGTAGGTTCTGTTGAGAATCATTTTTCAGCAAGGTGGATTCTTCACATGCATGAGAAGATATATCTTGAACATGGGATTTACTAGGCATCTTTgattcataaggattatcatgcaAATCAGTGTGAGGTTTTGAAGAGTCCGGTTCCCTTACTCTGAAGACCCCCCAAAGGAAAAACAATGTGTTCCAACCTAAAAAGCACAAAAGGGACCAAACAATTCATAAGTTATCGACTTATTATATAAATGGCCCCTAAACTTTCATCAGATATCAAATAGGTTGTCCAACTATCTGTCTGataaaaa from Zingiber officinale cultivar Zhangliang chromosome 6B, Zo_v1.1, whole genome shotgun sequence carries:
- the LOC121992782 gene encoding E3 ubiquitin-protein ligase Os04g0590900-like, encoding MPTTHRLACKFAVEGAALFLVLAATTMASDGVSGSPSWVAYEPNKEAATLPPPLEGSDSGVGRTFSPLVVAVVAVLVGAFLLVSYYTIVTKYCGTFDTPWRRSEHELYDDRWREERWDFSSSDGLEDASISKIPVRIYSSSGDGTVGAADCLVCLGEFREAERLRLLPLCGHAFHLRCIDAWLKARGNCPLCRANAVSDAPPQGEPVDAHDNEAAIFVGGDELRAMKRSMSMEVAREQRAMSSVSLNRSFSAGRFKGGNLTLPL